Proteins encoded in a region of the Photobacterium angustum genome:
- a CDS encoding riboflavin synthase subunit alpha yields the protein MTVDVANDAMQIKTKKSHSSTTLRITLITLITILSCYYLWVLYKAVTPNVSIAYKAYYIKTQTLFWQPKEPDLALKIPSSLELSTKVPYLSRKGWNKDADNGARLLTNSGGLYFTLPHKVKQDVKVSITLASSLASPLHFTVNQWDGVFASTKQSNVFDAIIPASAFKSGDTLQTLQINTLTPLAFKLVDFSFLSLSKNDSHQATPTYASSSMTHN from the coding sequence ATGACTGTTGACGTCGCTAATGATGCCATGCAAATAAAAACTAAAAAAAGCCATTCATCTACAACACTACGTATTACGCTAATAACGTTAATTACGATCTTATCGTGTTATTACCTTTGGGTTTTATATAAAGCAGTGACTCCAAACGTAAGTATTGCGTACAAGGCTTATTACATTAAAACTCAGACTCTTTTTTGGCAGCCTAAAGAGCCAGATCTTGCTCTAAAGATTCCATCATCGTTAGAACTTTCAACAAAAGTTCCATATTTATCACGCAAAGGCTGGAATAAAGATGCTGATAACGGTGCTCGATTATTAACAAATAGTGGTGGGCTTTATTTCACGCTGCCGCATAAGGTAAAGCAAGATGTAAAAGTCAGTATCACACTAGCATCTTCACTAGCCTCACCATTGCACTTTACTGTGAATCAGTGGGATGGCGTTTTTGCATCGACAAAACAATCTAATGTGTTTGATGCCATCATCCCAGCATCTGCATTTAAGTCTGGCGATACATTACAAACATTGCAGATAAATACGTTAACACCGTTAGCATTTAAGTTAGTGGATTTCTCATTTCTATCTTTATCTAAAAACGATAGTCATCAAGCAACACCAACATACGCGTCATCTTCAATGACCCATAACTAA
- a CDS encoding glycosyltransferase family 2 protein has translation MNNNLKKTDYTLSLIVPVYNEEVAIEPFVNEINNKLSSIRSHIDIVFINDGSKDKTQSVIEAQIAKDDSISLINFARNFGKEAAMTAGLNYVKGDAAVILDVDLQDPPELILEFVKLWQTGEYDTVYGVRVDRSQDTFLKRVTAGGFYRFFNFLSAETILPENVGDFRLIDRCVIEAVKQLPERNRFMKGLLAWSSFRSIGVDFQRPERNVGDTKFNYWKLWNFAMDGITSFTAWPLRVWGFVGFGISFLSFIFLMYVLISTVFFGVHTPGYASTISVVLFLGGIQLISLGVIGGYISRIYTELKQRPIYLVEGVYGKYSEKNTQPLVTETEKELETTNE, from the coding sequence ATGAATAATAACCTTAAAAAAACAGACTATACATTGTCACTTATCGTTCCTGTATATAACGAAGAAGTTGCTATTGAGCCATTTGTTAACGAAATCAATAATAAGCTTTCCTCTATTCGTTCACATATTGATATTGTTTTCATTAATGATGGTAGTAAAGATAAGACACAGTCTGTAATTGAAGCTCAAATAGCTAAAGATGATTCTATTAGCTTAATTAACTTTGCACGTAATTTTGGCAAGGAAGCAGCTATGACCGCAGGTCTTAACTATGTAAAAGGTGATGCTGCTGTTATTTTAGATGTTGATTTACAAGATCCACCAGAGCTCATTCTTGAATTTGTCAAATTATGGCAAACAGGTGAATACGATACGGTCTATGGTGTTCGTGTTGACCGTTCACAAGATACGTTTTTAAAGCGTGTGACTGCAGGCGGTTTCTATCGTTTCTTCAACTTTTTATCTGCAGAAACAATCTTGCCTGAAAATGTCGGTGATTTTCGCTTAATTGACCGATGTGTTATTGAAGCGGTAAAACAATTACCTGAACGTAACCGCTTTATGAAAGGTTTATTGGCTTGGTCTTCATTCCGCTCTATCGGCGTCGATTTTCAGCGCCCAGAACGAAATGTCGGTGATACTAAGTTCAACTATTGGAAGTTATGGAACTTCGCAATGGATGGTATTACGAGTTTTACCGCTTGGCCTTTACGCGTATGGGGGTTTGTTGGTTTTGGTATCTCGTTCTTATCTTTTATCTTTTTAATGTATGTATTAATCAGTACTGTTTTCTTCGGTGTTCATACACCAGGATACGCATCAACTATTTCTGTTGTTCTGTTCCTTGGAGGGATTCAATTAATCTCATTAGGCGTAATTGGTGGCTATATCAGCCGCATTTATACCGAACTAAAACAGCGCCCTATTTACCTTGTTGAAGGTGTCTACGGTAAATATAGTGAAAAAAACACACAACCTCTTGTTACAGAGACAGAAAAAGAGTTAGAAACCACAAATGAATGA
- a CDS encoding GtrA family protein, whose product MNESFLKHFWQLNRFAIIGLLATAVHLSVVRLYFFQIQDPSEYSANVIGFSIAFLVSYFGHRHFTFGQKGSFLKFLAVSLMGFFINNLILASLLKSAMFSGWLAVTISTLCVPVITFILAKFWVFK is encoded by the coding sequence ATGAATGAGTCATTTTTAAAGCACTTTTGGCAATTAAATCGATTTGCAATTATTGGCTTACTTGCGACTGCAGTGCACTTGTCCGTTGTTAGACTATATTTTTTCCAAATCCAAGATCCATCAGAATACAGTGCCAACGTGATCGGTTTTAGTATTGCTTTTTTAGTGTCTTATTTTGGACATCGCCACTTTACGTTTGGACAGAAAGGCTCATTTTTAAAATTCTTGGCCGTATCACTTATGGGCTTTTTTATTAACAATTTGATCCTTGCTTCATTATTGAAGTCTGCAATGTTCTCAGGTTGGCTCGCGGTAACAATATCAACCCTTTGTGTACCCGTAATTACCTTTATCTTGGCTAAATTTTGGGTGTTTAAATGA
- a CDS encoding MATE family efflux transporter, whose protein sequence is MHNYKKETAQLIKLAVPVLIASVAQTSMGFVDTVMAGSVSATDMAAVAVAASIWLPSILFGVGLLMALVPVVAQLSGSGKKERIPFEVQHGFYLAILISIPTMLILYNAGSLIHYMNVEPVLAEKTVGYLYAVLFAVPAFLFFQTLKSFSEGLSFTIPGMVIGFLGLLANIPLNWIFVYGKFGAPELGGIGCGVATAIVYWFMFFALLAYVLINKRLKSVGVFSTFYRPQLKALSRLFKLGFPVAASLFFEVSLFAVIALLISPLGPNKVASHQIAMNFSSLVYMLPMSIGAAVSIRVGHKMGQQDIDGARIASHCGLIVGTALAICTAIMTVIFREDIAELYTHNPEVIVLAGQLLLLAAIYQCSDAVQVVAAGALRGYKDMRAIFVCTFIAYWLIGLPSGYVLGLTNWIVPAMGPQGFWIGFILGLSAAAVMLGWRIHHVHKLDAEKQLEMSYR, encoded by the coding sequence GTGCATAACTATAAAAAAGAAACAGCGCAGCTTATAAAGCTTGCCGTGCCTGTTCTCATTGCCTCTGTTGCACAAACATCAATGGGCTTTGTTGACACAGTGATGGCAGGTAGTGTCAGTGCGACTGACATGGCAGCAGTCGCTGTTGCTGCAAGTATTTGGTTACCTTCTATCTTATTTGGTGTTGGTTTACTTATGGCGCTTGTGCCCGTTGTGGCGCAGCTTAGCGGCTCTGGTAAAAAAGAACGTATTCCGTTTGAAGTTCAACATGGTTTCTATCTGGCGATCTTAATATCCATTCCAACCATGTTGATATTGTATAACGCGGGTTCTTTAATCCATTACATGAATGTAGAGCCTGTATTAGCGGAAAAAACGGTCGGTTACTTATATGCCGTACTTTTTGCTGTACCTGCTTTTTTGTTTTTCCAAACACTAAAAAGTTTTTCTGAGGGGTTATCTTTTACCATTCCAGGCATGGTGATCGGCTTTTTAGGCTTACTTGCCAATATTCCACTAAACTGGATTTTCGTATACGGAAAGTTTGGAGCCCCTGAATTAGGCGGTATCGGTTGTGGTGTAGCAACTGCCATCGTCTATTGGTTCATGTTTTTTGCGTTACTTGCCTATGTATTAATTAATAAACGGCTAAAGAGTGTTGGAGTATTTAGCACATTTTATCGCCCTCAACTAAAAGCGCTTTCACGTTTATTTAAACTAGGCTTTCCCGTTGCAGCTTCGCTTTTCTTTGAAGTTTCACTATTTGCTGTTATTGCATTACTGATTTCACCATTAGGTCCAAATAAAGTGGCATCGCACCAGATAGCAATGAATTTCTCATCACTGGTGTATATGCTGCCAATGAGTATTGGTGCAGCGGTGAGTATTCGTGTCGGCCACAAAATGGGGCAACAAGATATTGATGGTGCGCGTATTGCAAGCCATTGCGGTTTAATTGTCGGTACGGCTTTAGCTATTTGTACCGCTATAATGACGGTTATTTTCCGCGAAGACATTGCCGAACTCTATACTCATAACCCAGAAGTTATCGTACTTGCTGGCCAATTATTACTACTCGCAGCGATCTATCAATGTAGTGATGCTGTTCAAGTCGTTGCTGCTGGTGCGTTACGTGGTTATAAAGATATGCGTGCCATTTTTGTTTGTACATTCATTGCTTACTGGCTGATTGGACTGCCATCTGGTTATGTCCTAGGCCTAACAAACTGGATTGTGCCAGCAATGGGCCCGCAAGGTTTTTGGATTGGTTTTATTCTCGGCTTGAGTGCGGCAGCCGTCATGCTTGGCTGGCGAATACACCATGTGCATAAACTTGATGCTGAAAAGCAACTTGAAATGTCATACCGATAA
- a CDS encoding DUF3080 domain-containing protein — protein sequence MPVSISIFPHRLSLILFISILLIGCKQNDNEKAFDTYHQRLANVLDIDKAHFPETPLLLLPAKRELTQPLADIRIGLLDAYELRQCGLFQLIAERNSILGKVQDKTRSLHYELLLLDGLQYCLEALPKDSDLLTELAPIYQQKKQQLPLVFWNTLFTGEEWRKQLTLGHQLLESNQTTQFNASLSAFSYINNLLSNSIKRTNNITAPYSNKDKYQDLFEHQQQIYNSRYIGDLFYSMQRTTTLLNTITEQLTQSQDSILCGKNMNQQKAQYLRNVFYKFYVPTIQPYLSTLDSQYRQIQPVLQQILQQLNQPNIHLSSPMQTYIAFYVDGDLYQQFHEATLAHVKFWQRLFKQCKFKVGQ from the coding sequence ATGCCTGTATCTATCTCTATTTTCCCACATAGATTGTCTCTGATTCTTTTCATTTCAATACTGCTGATAGGCTGTAAGCAAAATGACAATGAAAAAGCCTTTGATACGTATCATCAGCGTCTGGCTAATGTACTCGATATAGATAAAGCCCACTTTCCTGAAACGCCATTACTACTTTTACCCGCTAAACGAGAGCTTACTCAGCCTTTAGCTGATATTAGAATTGGTCTACTTGATGCCTATGAATTACGGCAATGTGGCCTATTCCAACTGATTGCTGAGCGAAATTCGATTTTGGGTAAAGTTCAAGATAAAACCCGCAGTCTTCACTATGAACTTTTACTATTAGATGGGTTACAGTATTGTTTAGAAGCACTGCCTAAAGACTCTGATTTATTAACCGAGTTAGCACCTATTTATCAGCAAAAGAAACAGCAACTGCCACTCGTTTTTTGGAATACGCTTTTTACTGGAGAAGAATGGCGTAAACAATTAACGCTAGGCCATCAACTACTTGAAAGTAATCAAACCACTCAATTTAACGCTAGCCTAAGCGCATTTAGCTATATCAATAATTTACTTTCAAATAGCATCAAACGCACAAATAACATCACTGCACCTTATTCTAACAAAGATAAATATCAGGATCTTTTTGAGCATCAACAACAAATTTATAATAGCCGATATATAGGTGATCTTTTCTATTCAATGCAACGCACCACGACATTGCTGAACACGATTACAGAACAACTTACTCAGTCACAAGATTCAATTTTGTGTGGCAAAAATATGAATCAGCAAAAAGCACAATATCTTCGTAATGTTTTCTATAAGTTTTATGTTCCAACTATTCAGCCTTATTTATCAACACTTGATTCACAATATCGACAAATACAGCCCGTTTTACAGCAGATACTTCAACAATTGAATCAACCGAATATTCACCTCTCCTCACCAATGCAAACCTATATAGCATTCTATGTTGATGGCGATCTGTATCAGCAATTTCATGAAGCCACATTAGCGCACGTTAAATTCTGGCAACGTCTGTTTAAACAATGTAAATTCAAAGTTGGACAATAA
- a CDS encoding DUF5062 family protein: MKKTKNEAKLLKKALEIGFAFAKKQGFGDLDRSVGSTDRVECIYRLLVDCKQITPLAVDQEDGVHMKHKLVLWISRLLPPDHELLN; this comes from the coding sequence ATGAAGAAAACCAAGAATGAAGCAAAACTTCTCAAAAAAGCATTAGAAATAGGCTTTGCATTCGCGAAAAAACAAGGATTTGGCGATTTAGACCGCAGTGTTGGCTCTACCGACCGTGTTGAGTGTATTTATCGCTTACTGGTTGATTGTAAACAAATCACCCCTCTTGCCGTGGATCAAGAGGACGGCGTTCATATGAAACATAAGCTGGTTTTATGGATAAGCCGCTTACTCCCACCTGATCACGAACTTTTAAACTAA